One window of the Pseudalkalibacillus berkeleyi genome contains the following:
- a CDS encoding YaaC family protein produces the protein MNGSFNEWNNLDQFLSTNTTQRYLKRCYDRLELSSSSDELSFNNSYSFIYYATHGKRHFDLCTHAPLELQPVLQYYGMVQLLKCCLLTVDPYYPSSTSLLAHGVTTRKRKKQNYLFLHDEIKVQRNGLFPYFSEQLFGIKQLEGDKFKMKDLLVRVPELNNLFNQMTGQSPLAKIYKDGTHFKVNVSILDALHMTEARFVQFLKQRFCDEEVAISFNDPFIMIDCKNQPDQLFYQTLDENWYCPLSREGFEPFHEVMVHYLLLYNLSMICRYETEWWGELFHTFSSNDFPFISRYLTISRKKVPYMLMQHLENQKKEDGT, from the coding sequence AGCGATGTTATGACCGGCTTGAATTGTCTTCTTCTAGTGATGAGCTCAGCTTCAATAATAGCTACAGCTTCATCTACTACGCAACCCATGGAAAAAGACACTTCGATCTATGCACTCATGCACCTTTGGAGCTTCAACCTGTTCTTCAGTACTACGGTATGGTGCAGTTATTAAAATGCTGCCTTTTGACAGTGGATCCCTATTATCCGAGTTCTACCTCGTTACTTGCTCATGGCGTAACGACTCGAAAAAGAAAGAAACAAAACTATCTATTCCTACATGATGAAATCAAAGTACAACGGAATGGCCTGTTTCCTTATTTCTCTGAGCAATTATTTGGGATTAAACAACTCGAGGGTGACAAGTTTAAAATGAAGGATTTACTTGTCCGTGTTCCTGAGTTAAACAACTTGTTCAATCAAATGACAGGGCAAAGTCCATTAGCGAAAATCTATAAGGATGGCACTCATTTTAAAGTGAACGTTAGTATTCTCGATGCACTACATATGACAGAAGCAAGATTTGTTCAATTCCTAAAGCAAAGATTTTGTGATGAAGAAGTAGCGATTAGTTTTAACGACCCATTCATAATGATTGATTGTAAGAATCAACCTGACCAACTCTTTTATCAAACGCTAGATGAAAACTGGTATTGTCCATTATCGAGAGAAGGATTTGAGCCTTTTCATGAAGTTATGGTCCATTACTTATTACTCTACAATTTGAGTATGATCTGTCGTTATGAAACAGAGTGGTGGGGCGAGCTATTTCATACATTCTCCAGTAATGACTTCCCATTTATATCAAGGTATTTAACGATATCCCGAAAGAAAGTCCCTTATATGCTTATGCAGCACTTAGAGAATCAGAAAAAAGAGGATGGGACATAA